One part of the Streptomyces lydicus genome encodes these proteins:
- a CDS encoding acyl-CoA dehydrogenase family protein, producing MAATTHTVTNQPPPLVGYDVFANDPALTEGIARYVADGRQDEAREELGRLGRAAGSAHAQQWGEQANRHPPVLHTHDRYGHRVDEVEFHPAWHRLLGHAVTAGLTDAWSRPDGHVRRTAGFITWTQAEAGHGCPLSMTHAAVPTLRAEPELAAVWEPLLTSRIYEQELRPAAEKGGALAGMAMTEKQGGSDLRATTTRAEPLAAPGEYALTGHKWFCSAPMSDAFLVLARAPGGLTCFLLPRVLPDGSRNSFRLQRLKDKLGNRSNASAEVEFDGRTWARRVGEEGRGIATLIEMVAATRLDCVSAAAAVMRQAAAQALHHTAYREAFGSRLADLPLMRNVLADLALESEAATTLALRLAAAYDADTEQDRHLLRLAVPAAKYWVTKRCTPMVTEALECLGGNGYVEESGLPRLLREAPLNSIWEGSGNVQALDVLRALRREPPALHAFLTEIGTARGADHRLDRAIKGMLTELADLEGIEARARRLVERMALVLQGSLLVRYAPPEVADAFCASRLGGDAGAAFGTLPHTLDLAAIVARARPVLDR from the coding sequence ATGGCAGCCACCACTCATACGGTCACCAACCAGCCCCCGCCGCTGGTCGGCTACGACGTCTTCGCCAACGACCCCGCCCTCACCGAAGGCATCGCCCGGTACGTCGCCGACGGCCGGCAGGACGAGGCACGGGAGGAACTGGGCCGGCTGGGGCGGGCGGCCGGCTCGGCCCACGCCCAGCAGTGGGGCGAACAGGCCAATCGCCACCCGCCCGTCCTGCACACCCACGACCGCTACGGCCACCGCGTCGACGAGGTGGAGTTCCACCCGGCCTGGCACCGGCTGCTGGGCCACGCCGTGACGGCCGGCCTGACCGACGCCTGGTCCCGCCCCGACGGCCATGTCCGCCGCACCGCCGGCTTCATCACGTGGACCCAGGCCGAGGCGGGCCACGGCTGCCCGCTGTCGATGACCCACGCGGCGGTCCCCACCCTGCGCGCCGAGCCGGAGCTGGCCGCCGTGTGGGAGCCGCTGCTGACCTCGCGGATCTACGAGCAGGAGCTGCGCCCGGCCGCCGAGAAGGGCGGGGCGCTGGCCGGCATGGCGATGACGGAGAAGCAGGGCGGCAGCGACCTGCGGGCCACCACCACCCGCGCCGAGCCGCTGGCCGCGCCCGGCGAGTACGCGCTGACCGGGCACAAGTGGTTCTGCTCGGCGCCGATGTCGGACGCCTTCCTGGTACTGGCCCGGGCACCCGGGGGGCTCACCTGCTTCCTGCTGCCGCGGGTGCTGCCGGACGGCAGCCGCAACTCCTTCCGGCTCCAGCGGCTCAAGGACAAGCTCGGCAACCGCTCCAACGCCTCGGCCGAGGTCGAGTTCGACGGGCGGACCTGGGCCCGCCGGGTCGGCGAGGAGGGACGCGGGATCGCGACGCTCATCGAGATGGTGGCGGCGACCCGGCTGGACTGCGTCAGCGCCGCGGCCGCGGTGATGCGCCAGGCGGCGGCGCAGGCGCTGCACCACACCGCGTACCGCGAGGCGTTCGGCAGCCGGCTGGCCGACCTGCCGCTGATGCGCAACGTGCTGGCCGACCTGGCGCTGGAGTCGGAGGCGGCGACCACGCTGGCGCTGCGGCTGGCGGCCGCGTACGACGCGGACACCGAGCAGGACCGGCACCTGCTGCGGCTGGCGGTCCCGGCGGCGAAGTACTGGGTGACCAAGCGGTGCACGCCGATGGTGACCGAGGCGCTGGAGTGCCTGGGCGGCAACGGCTACGTCGAGGAGTCGGGGCTGCCCAGGCTGCTGCGCGAGGCACCGCTGAACTCGATCTGGGAGGGCTCCGGCAACGTCCAGGCGCTGGACGTGCTGCGGGCCCTGCGCCGCGAACCCCCGGCGCTGCACGCCTTCCTGACCGAGATCGGTACGGCGCGGGGCGCGGACCACCGGCTGGACCGGGCGATCAAGGGGATGCTCACCGAACTCGCCGACCTGGAGGGCATCGAGGCGCGGGCCCGGCGCCTGGTGGAGCGGATGGCGCTGGTGCTGCAGGGCTCGCTGCTGGTGCGGTACGCGCCGCCGGAGGTCGCGGACGCGTTCTGCGCCTCGCGTCTGGGCGGCGACGCGGGCGCGGCCTTCGGCACGCTGCCGCACACACTGGACCTCGCCGCGATCGTGGCGCGTGCGCGCCCGGTGCTCGACCGCTGA